A section of the Schistosoma haematobium chromosome ZW, whole genome shotgun sequence genome encodes:
- a CDS encoding hypothetical protein (EggNog:ENOG410V8KQ~COG:F), translating to MSKVKVGIIGGSGFDDPNLFKKVGVRQVTTPFGKPSDALIEGFVGDVACVVLPRHGKGHLIPPSEVNYRANVWALRDLGCTHILATNACGSLQEDLVPGDFVVLNQFLDKTWGRENTFYGSKPDSLKGVLHMPMAEPFCERTRQMLIQAAKNKSINVYDKKTMDKSACIHPCVHTEGSAVTINGPRFSTRCESFVHKAMGLDIVNMTLVPEVSLAREAGLSYASIAIVTDFDCWKADEEHVCVDMVLEQFRKSIVHVREILLEAVALIGAEDWTKTIEANKALVSSSRQDLLHQESKGK from the exons ATGTCTAAAGTTAAG GTTGGAATTATTGGGGGTTCTGGATTCGATGACCCAAATCTATTCAAAAAAGTAGGAGTGCGACAAGTGACTACTCCGTTTGGAAAGCCGTCAGATGCTCTTATCGAAGGTTTTGTTGGAGATGTTGCATGTGTTGTGCTTCCCAG ACATGGTAAAGGACACTTAATTCCGCCCAGCGAAGTCAACTATCGCGCCAACGTTTGGGCGTTGAGAGATCTCGGGTGTACTCATATATTAGCTACCAACGCTTGTGGTAGTCTACAGGAGGACTTAGTACCTGGAGATTTCGTTGTTCTCAATCAGTTTTTGGATAAAACTTGGGGTCGTGAAAATACGTTTTATGGAAGTAAACCTGATTCATTGAAAGGAGTCTTACATATGCCGATGGCAGAACCATTTTGTGAAAGAACACGTCAG ATGTTAATCCAGGCGgccaaaaataaatcaataaatgtttatGACAAAAAAACTATGGATAAATCCGCCTGTATTCATCCATGTGTACATACTGAAGGTTCTGCAGTAACTATCAATGGTCCACGTTTTTCAACTCGTTGCGAATCATTTGTTCATAAGGCAATGGGATTGGATATAGTTAACATGACATTAGTTCCTGAAGTTTCATTGGCTCGTGAAGCTGGTTTAAGTTATGCTTCTATAGCAATTGTTACAGATTTTGATTGTTGGAAAGCAGATGAGGAACAT GTCTGTGTTGATATGGTTTTGGAACAGTTTCGTAAAAGTATTGTTCACGTTAGAGAAATTCTATTAGAGGCTGTGGCATTGATTGGTGCTGAAGACTGGACAAAAACCATTGAAGCAAATAAG GCGCTAGTGTCCAGCTCGCGTCAAGACTTGCTTCATCAAGAAAGTAAAGGCAAATAA